From one Mycosarcoma maydis chromosome 17, whole genome shotgun sequence genomic stretch:
- a CDS encoding uncharacterized protein (related to Pectin lyase B precursor) produces the protein MHRWSSWRLGAPLFALLATLIVVPLGSAFTDPYDILHHVGTTSFLPEYYQPDTDEICIRNGIRNVACSADNFRLVKLDSVTRANLHQLIAQKQNEPSMMQLAVYVMLVDLERNMHHGWQVGQSTAQQARATINDQVQMHLGLAVSQSDMDPSIDGPGAAKRLGAPPVTAQEESCYKRWLQRNKFATADVDTALNELYVRHVTITQDKKRWDIQSTTGCTENTLLKRDTGDRVDAVVDDDMNVYHPVLGTHNQDPWAKWREFDARHEFLPSGEFGHRKRSIQRRENCVGGHRHRKRGGRAEQQGADASVPLASGVDYAINMPSAPTPGGVGAGVVGDAGLGGSRISSQPHGFAAQVTGGGSTAAVVPKDVNELVQLLSDAQPRVIHLDKVYDLRTTEGICTNCRGCIPDSYVKCPDKGQLAIDNGQGWCKDKRATAVTYDKAGLTPITVSSNKSVIGITSNAAIRGKGLRIAHHQNVILHNFRIDEINPQYIWGGDGITLYDTDLIWIDRITFAHIGRQFIVTGYESAGRVTISNCLFDGATKWSATCDGSHYWTVLGYGSGDKVTFSSNVMSNCSGRSPRIASPDANGQQPAVWHIVNTIFDHNTGHSLDMGPGVSALIEGNVFNDVAQTSLHEATPGKAFAPSDQPVCNQCKGPLGRNCQPNAYKNANPVPSTSNPADVLKDVAKEKVSGAMSPRQVIESVSKSAGAAGAAAVIGASSPDASPGASGDAKLSYAAALSAPQQPPSAGQGKAAAVSPDIKKQQEEEQNKKQQEQEQNKKQQEEEQNKKQQEQEQNKKHDQQKQREKKQQEDEKKQQQQKPPSPPAPPSPPSPK, from the coding sequence ATGCATCGCTGGTCAAGCTGGCGATTAGGCGCACCGCTGtttgcgctgctggcgacgTTGATCGTCGTCCCGCTCGGCTCGGCCTTCACTGATCCTTACGACATCTTGCACCATGTCGGCACCACGAGCTTTCTGCCCGAGTACTACCAGCCGGACACGGACGAGATCTGCATCCGCAATGGCATCCGTAACGTTGCTTGCAGTGCCGACAACTTTCGgctggtcaagctcgactcTGTGACGCGTGCCAATCTGCATCAACTGATTGCACAAAAACAGAACGAGCCGAGCATGATGCAGTTGGCCGTATACGTGATGCTGGTCGATCTGGAGCGGAACATGCACCATGGCTGGCAGGTTGGACAAAGTACGGCACAACAGGCTCGCGCGACGATAAACGACCAAGTGCAGATGCATTTGGGTTTGGCGGTAAGCCAGAGTGACATGGATCCCAGCATCGACGGACCGGGCGCGGCAAAACGATTGGGCGCTCCTCCTGTAACAGCGCAAGAGGAATCCTGCTACAAACGTTGGTTGCAGAGAAACAAGTTTGCCACTGCCGACGTGGATACCGCACTCAACGAGCTCTACGTTCGACACGTCACCATCACCCAGGATAAGAAGCGATGGGACATACAAAGCACCACCGGCTGCACCGAAAATACGCTGCTCAAACGCGACACTGGTGACCGAGTTGATGCTGTCGTGGACGATGACATGAATGTCTATCATCCGGTCTTGGGAACGCATAACCAAGATCCTTGGGCCAAGTGGCGCGAATtcgatgctcgacatgAATTTCTTCCGAGCGGCGAATTCGGACATCGCAAACGCTCGATCCAAAGGCGTGAAAACTGCGTGGGTGGACATCGTCATCGGAAGCGCGGGGGTAGAGCGGAACAGCAAGGCGCTGATGCGTCTGTACCGTTGGCGAGCGGCGTGGACTATGCGATCAACATGCCCTCTGCGCCGACGCCGGGTGGGGTGGGTGCTGGCGTGGTCGGCGATGCTGGCTTGGGCGGAtcgcgcatctcgagccaACCGCACGGGTTCGCTGCGCAAGTCACCGGCGGAGGCTCGACTGCAGCTGTGGTACCCAAAGACGTCAACGAGCTCGTGCAACTGCTTTCGGACGCTCAACCTCGCGTGATCCACCTAGACAAAGTGTACGACCTGCGCACCACCGAAGGCATCTGCACCAACTGTCGCGGCTGCATTCCAGATTCATACGTCAAGTGCCCCGACAAAGGCCAGCTGGCGATCGACAACGGCCAAGGCTGGTGCAAAGACAAACGCGCCACAGCCGTCACCTACGACAAAGCCGGCCTCACTCCCATCACGGTATCGTCCAACAAGTCCGTCATCGGCATCACGTCCAACGCCGCGATCCGCGGCAAAGGCTTGCGCATCGCACATCACCAAAACGTGATCCTCCACAATTtccgcatcgacgagatcaatCCACAGTACATCTGGGGCGGAGACGGCATCACCCTCTACGACACCGACCTCATCTGGATCGACCGCATTACATTTGCACACATCGGTCGACAGTTTATCGTCACCGGCTACGAATCTGCAGGCCGCGTGACTATTTCGAATTGTCTATTTGACGGCGCTACCAAGTGGTCGGCTACCTGTGATGGTTCGCACTACTGGACTGTTCTCGGCTACGGATCGGGCGACAAGGTGACGTTCTCGTCGAATGTGATGAGCAACTGTTCTGGCCGATCGCCACGAATTGCGAGCCCGGACGCCAACGGTCAACAGCCAGCCGTGTGGCACATTGTCAACACCATTTTCGACCACAACACCGGCCACTCGCTCGATATGGGTCCCGGTGTCTCGGCGCTGATCGAAGGCAATGTGTTCAACGATGTCGCACAGACCAGCCTGCACGAGGCTACTCCTGGCAAAGCGTTCGCGCCCAGTGACCAGCCAGTCTGCAACCAGTGCAAAGGTCCATTGGGTAGAAACTGCCAGCCCAACGCTTACAAGAACGCCAACCCGGTCcccagcaccagcaaccCAGCAGACGTGCTCAAGGATGTGGCCAAAGAAAAGGTCAGCGGCGCCATGTCGCCACGCCAGGTCATCGAGAGTGTCAGCAAGAGCGCCGGTGCGGCCGGCGCAGCCGCCGTCATCGGCGCTTCCAGTCCAGATGCTAGCCCCGGCGCTAGTGGCGATGCAAAGCTGAGCTACGCCGCAGCTTTGTCTGCTCCACAGCAACCTCCTTCTGCCGGCCAAGGAAAAGCCGCCGCTGTCAGTCCAGATatcaagaagcagcaggaggaggagcagaacaagaagcagcaggagcaagagcagaacaagaagcagcaggaggaggagcagaacaagaagcagcaggagcaagagcagaACAAGAAACACGACCAACAGAAGCAGCGCGAAAAGAAGCAACAGgaggacgagaagaagcagcaacagcagaagcCGCCTTCACCTCCTGCACCGCCGtcgccaccatcaccaaaGTAG
- a CDS encoding uncharacterized protein (related to N-methyltransferase) has translation MNQIYELLDRGYVPDVVLRRAIRMLNAQRIRSLAKPEDDFGKHIGMKKDYIRSLKTREIAIQQHKANQQHYEVDTSFMLSCLGKRAKYSCCLYETGNETLDQAEEAMLNTYCERARLKDGQHVLDLGCGWGSLSLYLAERYPNSRIYALSNSRTQKIYIDSIAAERGFNNLEVHTGDVKTYTFAENSFDRILSIEMFEHMKNYALLFQKVASWLKDGPESRLFIHIFCHRTTPYHFEEDDGWMAQNFFSGGTMPSFDLFQHFQQHVTLQDSWWINGNHYAKTCEHWLKTQDANQSKHDQIKMLRKDAVSKGSSEIEGEKTFYRFRIFYLACAEFFATNGGNEWGVGHYLFSKK, from the coding sequence ATGAACCAGATCtacgagctgctcgaccgcGGCTATGTGCCCGACGTGGTTCTGCGTCGCGCCATCCGAATGCTCAACGCACAGCGCATCCGCAGTCTCGCCAAACCCGAAGACGACTTTGGCAAGCACATTGGCATGAAAAAGGACTACATCCGCTCGCTCAAGACGCGCGAGATTGCGATCCAGCAGCACAAAGCCAACCAGCAGCACTACGAGGTCGACACGAGCTTCATGCTCAGCTGCCTCGGCAAGCGTGCAAAGTACTCTTGCTGTCTCTACGAAACAGGCaacgagacgctcgatcAGGCCGAGGAAGCCATGCTGAATACGTACTGCGAAAGGGCGCGTCTCAAGGATGGTCAGCACGTCTTGGATCTCGGTTGTGGTTGGGGCTCCTTGTCGCTCTACTTGGCCGAAAGGTATCCCAACTCGCGTATCTATGCGCTCTCCAATTCGCGCACTCAAAAGATCTAtatcgactcgatcgctgCGGAACGCGGCTTCAACAACCTAGAGGTTCACACGGGTGATGTCAAGACGTACACGTTTGCCGAAAACTCGTTTGACCGCATTCTCAGCATCGAAATGTTTGAACATATGAAAAACTATGCTCTTCTCTTCCAAAAGGTCGCTTCGTGGCTCAAGGACGGTCCGGAATCGCGTCTGTTTATCCACATATTTTGCCACCGCACCACGCCGTACCATTtcgaggaggacgacggCTGGATGGCGCAGAACTTCTTCAGTGGTGGAACAATGCCCAGCTTTGACCTCTTCCAGCACTTCCAACAGCACGTCACCCTGCAAGACAGTTGGTGGATCAACGGCAATCACTATGCAAAGACGTGCGAGCACTGGCTCAAAACGCAGGATGCCAATCAAAGCAAGCATGACcagatcaagatgctcagAAAAGACGCCGTCAGCAagggcagcagcgagatcgagggCGAAAAGACGTTCTACAGGTTCCGCATCTTCTACTTGGCCTGTGCCGAGTTCTTTGCCACTAATGGCGGCAATGAGTGGGGCGTCGGCCACTATCTCTTCTCGAAAAAGTAG